One part of the Paroedura picta isolate Pp20150507F chromosome 5, Ppicta_v3.0, whole genome shotgun sequence genome encodes these proteins:
- the MRPS33 gene encoding small ribosomal subunit protein mS33, which yields MSSSLSSYALRMARLSARIFGEVVRPTDRLSMKVVKLFGELPMAKQKEVYDWYPPHNTYSGLMRKLRFYGLYRDEHEDFRDEMKRLKKLRGKGPPKKGEGKRAMKRK from the exons ATGTCCTCCAGTCTTTCCAGCTATGCCTTGAGGATGGCCCGCCTGAGCGCACGAATATTCGGGGAAGTCGTTCGGCCGACCGACAGGTTGTCCATGAAAGTCGTGAAGCTGTTCGGCGAGCTCCCCATGGCCAAGCAGAAAGAGGTCTACGACTGGTATCCTCCCCACAACACCTACTCTGGCCTGATGAGGAAACTCCGCTTCTATGGTCTCTACAG AGACGAGCACGAAGATTTCAGAGACGAGATGAAAAGGCTGAAGAAGCTACGTGGGAAAGGACCCccaaagaaaggagaaggaaagagagcGATGAAGAGGAAATAG